The Euleptes europaea isolate rEulEur1 chromosome 2, rEulEur1.hap1, whole genome shotgun sequence genome has a segment encoding these proteins:
- the MAFB gene encoding transcription factor MafB, whose translation MAGELGIGPELPTSPLAMEYVNDFDLMKFDVKKEPLGRAERPGRPCTRLQPAGSVSSTPISTPCSSVPSSPSFSPTEQKTHLEDLYWMANSYPQMNPETLNLTPEDAVEALIGPHQVPQQLQSFESFRAAAHHHQHHHHPHHHHQYGGVTHEDLAGPGLPHHHHHHHPHHHQASPTPSNASSSSQQLPNTHQPHPSSSSASSSSSVEDRFSDDQLVSMSVRELNRHLRGFTKDEVIRLKQKRRTLKNRGYAQSCRYKRVQQKHHLENEKTQLIQQVEQLKQEVTRLARERDAYKLKCEKLASNGFREAGSTSDNPSSPEFFITLSWTLQNKGMGPGQAI comes from the exons ATGGCCGGCGAGCTGGGCATCGGCCCCGAGCTGCCCACCAGCCCCTTGGCCATGGAGTACGTCAATGACTTCGACCTGATGAAGTTCGACGTGAAGAAGGAGCCCCTGGGCAGGGCCGAGCGCCCCGGCCGCCCCTGCACCCGCCTCCAGCCCGCCGGCTCcgtctcctccacccccatcagcaCCCCCTGCAGCTCGGTGCCCTCCTCGCCCAGTTTCAGCCCCACCGAGCAGAAGACCCACCTGGAGGACCTCTACTGGATGGCCAACAGCTACCCGCAGATGAACCCGGAGACGCTCAACCTCACCCCGGAGGACGCGGTGGAAGCCCTCATCGGGCCCCACCAGGTGCCCCAGCAGCTCCAGAGCTTCGAGAGCTTCCGGGCCGccgcccaccaccaccagcaccaccaccacccgcaccaccaccaccagtacgGCGGGGTCACCCACGAAGACCTGGCCGGCCCGGGCCTGCcgcaccatcaccaccaccaccacccccaccaccaccaggcgtcccccaccccttccaacgCCTCCAGCTCCTCCCAGCAGCTCCCCAACACGCACCAGCCGCACCCCTcgtcctcctccgcctcctcgtCCAGCAGCGTGGAGGACCGGTTCTCCGATGACCAGCTGGTCTCCATGTCGGTGCGGGAGCTCAACCGGCACCTGAGGGGCTTCACCAAAGACGAGGTGATCCGTCTCAAGCAGAAGAGGAGGACCTTGAAGAACAGAGGCTATGCCCAGTCTTGCAGGTACAAGCGGGTCCAGCAGAAGCACCACCTGGAGAACGAGAAGACCCAGCTCATCCAGCAGGTGGAACAGCTCAAGCAAGAGGTCACCCGgctggccagagagagagacgcCTACAAGCTCAAGTGCGAGAAACTGGCCAGCAACGGCTTCAGGGAGGCCGGATCCACCAGCGACAACCCGTCTTCTCCCGAGTTCTTCAT AACTTTATCCTGGACTTTGCAAAACAAAGGGATGGGCCCTGGACAAGCCATCTAG